ATGGAGTGCCCCCGTCGAATCTACCAGTTGTTGGTACCGTCGGCCGAGATTCAAAGATGGCCTGCCCTTATGCTATCTAGCGAATTACATCAAGTAGCTCAATATTTAGGGCCAATTGGAGACCTTAAGGAGATCAAGCCCAATGGCTATCTAGTAGAGGCATTAGTACATCTGTGGGATCCGGAATGTTCGGCTTTTAGGGTAGGCAATAAGCACATGACAGTGACACTTGAGGAAATAGCCGGCCTCTTCAATTTACCTTTGCATGGAACCGCTTTGATTTTCCCATACGTTTCAGACAAGATAGAATTTTGCAAGATCATAGGATTGAGAGAGGCTGTATTGCGAGGGTCGGATCAGGGAGTCCGCGTGAACACTTTGTTTGAGCATTTTGCACTACCAAATGGGTTCGAGAGATATAGGGAGGATTTTTCATTCACATCCAAGGATGTTTGGGAACGCAAAAGACCAGTGGTGTATGCCATAGTTATGGCGGGAGTTTATTTCTTCCCGAGAAGAGATCAGAAAATAGCTTTCAAGGTAGCAAAGGTTATACAAGACCTCTTTTCAGGAATCCGAAGTAAACAATGCACCATAATCCCGACCATCCTTGCGGACATTTTTCTAGCTTGTACCAACTGCCAGGAAGGGGAAAAGTTCTTCTACGGGGCTAATATAGTTTTGCATATCTGGGCCCTAGAACATTTTAAGAGACTAGCGTCCGTTCCGGAAAGTTTGCCAGTAGTTGGGTATAACTGGGTAATCACGCATCATAAGCGAGTCAACGAAGGGGGCCTGCCAAACGATGCGGTTGAATGTGTCAAATGCTTAGAGATGCTGCCAGATCAAGACATTTGGTGGGTGTTAGACTGGACGATTTGCCTTAGGCCGATACTCCGCACTAAAGTGTCAGATTTTGTTCTCCTATTGGGTACCCAAGGAATCGCCGCATACACTCCAAAGAGATTCCTCAGACAGTTAGGACGTACACAAGAAGTGCCGCCTGTGGTTGATTTGAGTAAGCTCACCGTCGTTTTCAGTAAAGGAATGTGCCCAAACGAGCTCCCTATGAAAGACCAGATTATCGAGACATGGGTGACACTGTCGGATGACGAGAGATTTCAATACATCCCGGAACTAAAGCAAAAGGGTTTGACCACTACACAATACGAAGACTGGGTAAGAAGATCCGCTgcgcaagaaattcaagatgagTCAGCTGAGGAGGTGAAAAGGTTGAAAGCCATTGTCGAAGCAAAGGATAAGGAAATTCTGCAGTTAAGTAAGTCTGTCGAAACATACAAAGGGATAGCAGAGCAACACAAGCAATTGTACGAAAATGAACGAGGAAAGCGTCAAGAGCTGAAAAGGAAATGCGGAGAGTTGTATGACCAAACTGAACGTGTTAGAATTCCATATGCTAGGGAAACAAAGGACTCTGTATTAGATAGGTTCAGAAGTTTTGGCAATCTTGTACGGAATCGTCTTCGTGATATGATATAAATATTGGCAAGCTTTATCAATGAAAGCGATTTCTCTTCTGCACTTATTTAGAATTGTTGTCAAAAACAGGTCTGtacgggtcccatttcgaaggcttgcatcatgctaggcctacccttggcacaaaaagggccccccaataggacatgcatccgaatttttggaacatctactaactcttgtctttttctttttctttgttttatttttgttaaaaaagttAAGCCAGGGCTAAATCTAAAAGCACGTCATTTCGtattttcaggtaatatttaaacatagcttctcgtcgaaaccccatcataacgcgatcccgtagtcgagcccaaaggaatcgtgtagacatgagtactccgccagaatcgtctgataagaccgctgcaactacccagccggaagccgcaagtcccggggttcagttgactgaattacttaccaaatttggggaaatggcatctgaaatggcagcccaaaagaagttgatcgacgagctcattagtagcggagtgcagcCCGAGCCTCCGCCCGTCAAACAACcggaatccgaaccatttgtcattcctccaattcaaaccgcttttgaggGAGTTTTCAACCCGCAGTATACTTACACTCAAAATCTTCCATTCTATCCTCCCTATGggcaaggatttcagcctcaaggtGGTCAAGGTGGTCCAAACATGCCTCCGGATCCACAAGCTTTTTATCAGACTACTGCAGAGCCTGTTGTGCCGGAGCacactgttcaaaccaagccagaaatgggagagtcgtctgcccCGGTTGATACAAAGCTACTTAAGCGGTTggatcgtttcgatgagttcatcaggaaaagccaaggtttaagcaagcaaggggtgTTAGACTATGATGATCTGTGCCTGTTTCCAAATGTGCAGCTGCCCGTGGGATTCAAGACCCCGAAGTTCAATAAATATGATGGTACGGGCAACCCGAAGACACACTTGcatttgtttgccaacaagttgggcagaCCGGTGGATGACGAAAACTTGCCATTAAGGTTATTTCCAGAGAGTCTAGAAGGAGACGCCCTCGATTggtattcaaacttaaagccAAAGGAGGTGAAGACTTGGCTTGATCTATCCAACGCCTTCATCagacaatatgagtataactgtgaGCTAGCACCGACCCGAACTACTTTGGAAGGCACGAAGAGgcgaccatctgaagatcataagacatacgCCAAAAGATAGAGAAAGATAGCTGCCAAGGTTGAGCCTCCGATGACCgaagatgaaattattcgcactTTCATAAAGACGCATGATCCTCCATACTTCGAAGAAATCTTCCGTATGACCGGGTGTTCATTTGCTGCGATTGTAAATAAACTCGAAgagtatgatgattttgtgagaGCCGGAAAAATTGTTAACATCTCTGCCCTAAAATCACAGGTAGAAGCTTTGCAAGGGCAAGGAAGCAGTGGAAAGAAGCCgcagtttaaaaagaaagagggggatgcAACTTTTATCTGGGACCAGAACCCTTCACCCAAaccccgataccaacacaatccaacctaccaaccacattacccttattattcaaacccgcaccatgtatatactaccaatatccatcaccctcgacctcgcccaagttatcctaacccacctttagccccttttcaaatctctcaaccaaatccaccccaaaaccgacctcgccctccatataacccaTGATTTCCTCCcccaaatagacctgtttacagccatcctcaacctcctgaaccttacaaccgacccCCTAACCATACATTTACCAATTCAGGCAGGCCTCTAGACCAATTGaaggccgccgggaaaattggtatggtaccccctcctacctatCCATATGGCATGCCCGCTTGGTATAACCCAcaagctgtctgtgcttatcattcaggggcaCCCGGACATTCGACTGTTGATTGCAAGGCTCTTAAGCATAgaattcaagatatgattgaagcCAGAGAGATTGTAATTAGGAAAAAGGAGGCACAAGGGACGAATATAAATAGGAACCCCTTGCCTGAACACGCTAATACCATTGGGGTCATTCTGGACGACGCAGAGTATGAGGAGCAAGTCCAGAAATTGGCAAGGGAAGCTGAGgtgtttggggtcacagaccaaccATTTATAATGGAGGTGCCATTTGAGGAGGATAAAAGaccttttattttggatctcaCTCTAGCTGAGAGCAAGGCTTTGGAGCCAGTGGTCATCGAATTCCCAGAGCAGGAGCCTGTTTTGAGTTTGCAGCGAGTGCCGTGGAACTACGATGAACCTGTCATACAAATTGGAGAAAAGTCAATTGCCAAAGAAGAGGTGTCAGTGGTCACCAGATCTGGGAGGATTGCAAGTCCGTTTGGAGCTACCGTTCCGATTCAAGTAAATAACCCCGAGCTGCCTGCTAAACCAACAGTTACTGAGAAGGAAgccttggattttcttaaaaggctccaAAGAAGTGAATATATTGTAGTCGAGAAGCTAAGCAAGTCGCCCGCCCAAATATCCATGTTGGATCTGCTCTTTTCTTCGGATATGCATAGGGATGCGTTGCTCGAAATGCTGAccaaagctcaaatccctaaggACATTTCGGTTGCTAATTTCTCACATGTGGTTGGGAGTGtgttatttacaaaacaaattacTTTCTCTGATGATGAATTACCGGCAaaaggcattggacataacaaggctCTGTACATAGCTGTGAGTTGCAACGGGAAAATTTTGCCAAAGGTGTTGATTGACAATGGATCTGCGCTTAATATCTGCCCTTGGAGTACCTTGGAAAAGCTAGGGTTGCAAGATATCAAGCTGAGGCCCTCAGGGACCATAGTtagaggttttgatggagcacgAAGGGAACCTATAGGAGAAGTGGATTTAGTCATCGAGATGGGGCCCGCACAGTTTCAGATAGCTTGCCAAGTCATGCATTTTCCTAGTGTTTATAATGTTTTGGTTGGAAGGCCGTGGATTCATAAGTCCGGAGCTGTGCCTTCTTCATTGCATCAATTGTTGAAATTCATAGTAAATGACAAATTGATAACTATCTTTGCCGAGGAGGATTGCCTCGTGATTGCTGATTCTGGGTCCAAAGAAGATGGTAGCCGAAGCGCCATAGTAACCCCTCATAGCACAGCTGATATCGTCTCCGTAAGTTGGATAACAAAAGAGGAACGAGCTTTGTCAaaggccagtgtcatgatggctaaggaaatgatcCGCGGAGGATATGAGTTTGATAAAGGGCTGGGACGTGATCTGCAAGGAATTCTGAAGCCAGTGAAAATTGTGGAGAAAAAGGATTCATtcggtttgggtttccgaccaacCGCTAGAGACatcaaagaaatgaaggaatGCAAGAGAGCAGAGAAAGAAGGCAGGCCAAGGGCCCTTGATATTCCACCACTGCATTATACTTTTCCACGACCGACCGAGGTGATCACATCAGAGATTAACCCAGTTGACGGAATCGAAActagtttggcccaattgttcgttggggcgACATTTGAAGACAGTTTCCCAGCTGAGGCCGAGTTTCCCGACGTCCCTGAAGGATCCATttccaattggacagccgagttTCTGCCCAttcggaaggagtttcggtaaacttAAAGGGGTTTGTCATTCATACGAATTCCTGAAAATACTtctgcatctgtaaatagctaatgaaagcatctttaccTTTGACTAAAGTTTGCACGTgaaaatattgttaagttttcatttcattcccgcttgttttttggtttttcgctttcaatcaaagggtttatgaaaatgcacaagttgttcttgtcatgttgttttgtttatatttctgtcatattgcttgttcatttgtttgttgtatatttgtttgcttattatcccacattcgttaattctttcagatggccaaaaataaaaccatttgaccctttggatatcactattctggaattcaataatggcaatctctatatcactcacgacttggaggtCTGGGAATCCGagctccaaagcgagagtgataatgaggaggtattcgattcttttgcaaaggattttgaacaatatgaggagaaaccaaaaccgaacctggaagaaacagaaaaggttaacattggcactaaagatgaagttaaggaggtgcaaattagtattcatttgaatgagaggcagaaaaaggagatgcttgaattcttgactgtgttccaggatgtatttgcatggtcctatgatgatatgactggtatTTCAACTGATGTGGTAGTGCATAAGTTGCCCACAGACCCtacttttccacccgtaaaacaaaaatcccgaaaattcaaaccagatatgagcctcaaaataaaagagcaaatcgaaaaacaactcaaaaccaacattatcattgtttcccattaccctatttggctttcgaatccagtccctgttccaaaaaagaatggagaggtACGAGTTTGTGTTGATTACAGAGACCTCAATAaggccagtcctaaagatgattttcctctgCCAAATATTCACATTCTCCTGGACAATACCGCTGGgcatgagattgaatctttttgtGATTGTTTCGCTGGATACCACCAgattttgatggcagaagaggatagggagaagactGCTTTTATCACCCCTTGGGGCACGTTTTGCTACCGAGTGATGCCATTTGGTCTAAAGAATGCCGGAGCTACGTATCAAAGGACCATGACCACCctgtttcatgatatgatccaccgggagatggaggtctacgtggatgacatcataatcaagtctaaaagaGCAGAGaaccatttggttgatttgaagaagCTGTTCGAAAGGTTGcgaaagtacaatttgaagctaaatcctgcgaaatgcgcCTTTGGGGCACCAGCTGGTAAATTGTTGGGCTTCATTATTAGTAAGagaggcatagagatagatccagcaaaaattaaggcaattcgagatatgccagtgccgaaaactcagaaAGACGTGAAAAGTTTCTTAGGAAAGATCAATTTTATTGGGAGATTCATTGCCCAGTTGACTGCCACAtgcgagccgttgttcaaattgttgagaaagaatgtgccTTTGTACTGGAGTGAAGAATGCCAACAAGCTTTTGATAAAATCAAGGACTATTTGTTACATCCGCCAGTCTTGGTGCCACCCAAGCCAGGTCGACCATTAATCATGTACCTATCTGTGCTTGAAGAAGCAGTTGGTTGTGTCCTCGGGCAGCATGATGACTCTGGAAGGAAGGAgcaagccatttactatctaagcaagaagttcacgcagtatgaggctaattattcattcattgagaaaagctgctgtACATTGGCCTGGGCTGCTCAAAAGCTGAGACACTacctgttgagccataccacttatcttatttcccgatctgatcctttgaagtatctcttggagaagccgatgctaactggacgtctggctaaatggcagataattctctcagagttcgatattgttttcacttcacagaaggccgtcaaggggcaagctatagctgatcatttggcagaaaatccaagggatgatgattatcaaccaCTTCATACTTATTTCCCTGATGAGAAAGTCTTATTTGTAGGCGCCACGGACGATATAAGTGAGCAAagccctgaatggaggcttttcttcgatggagcttcgaattctctcggagctggaattggagctgttttggtttcacccgaagggaagcactaccctgccgcttccaaattgcaatttgcttgtacaaacaacatggctgaatatgaagcctgcattttttgtctcaaaattgctttagaaatggaaatcaaagagttgatagctttcagtgattcagatttgctcgtgCACCAAACCTTgaagcagtggataaccaaggattcaaaaattttgccctACCATAGTAGTTTGCTCACTCTGGCaaagcaatttcaaaatttggagttcagacatctcccgcgagcccgaaacgcatttgctgatgctttggccaccttAGCCTCTATGATCCAGTATCCAGATGAATTGAGGATCGAACCAATTCAgattcaacttcaagacaaGCCTGCCCACTGTTGGGTTGTAGACAAGTCCTCTGACAATATTCCTTGGTATAATGATATTAAGGAGTTTCTCAAAACTGGGTCTTACCCTCTGTATGCTAGTACAAAGGACAAGagttttctgcgtagaatggcttcaaattttttcttaagtggagaagttttgtataaacgaacctcagatttgaacctgttaaggtgcattgatgaagacgaagctcaatatatgatgaaagaagtgcatagtggcgtttgtggacctcacatgaatggccatttgctagcaaagaaaatcatgagaaccggatacttctggtTTACTATGGAGCGTGACTGTATAgattttgtccggagatgtataaaatgtcAAATGCACGGTGACGTTATACACGCTCCGCCCATTGAATTGCATAGTATATCGCCCcatggccctgttcaatgtggggtatggacgtgattggtacaattgATCCGCCCGCCTCgaatggacatcgatttatattggtggcaattgagtactttaccaaatgggttgaagcggagtcattcaaacatgtaacgaagaaggtagttgccaatttcttgagagatcacatcatctgtcgctttggggtacccgaaacgcttattacagacaatgccaagaatctgaacaatgacatggtagatggactatgtGAGCAGTTCAAGATCAAACACCGCAActctgccatttataggcctcagatgaatggagctgtagaagccgcaaacaagaatttgaagaagattatccgcaaaatgactgaaaggcatcgcgattggcatgaaaagttgccttatgcattaatggcgtatcggacttctatccggacatcgactggggcaacgccatattcactcatgtatggaatggaagctgtattaccagTCGAAGTTGAAATTCCTTCGCTACGAATCCTCATGGAAGCTAAGTTGGAGGAGGCTAATTGGATAAAGCAGCACTatgagcaattgactttgatCGATGAAAAGCGGTTCAGTGCTATCTGTCATGGTCAGTGCTACCAGAAACGTGTGGCCTgggcttacaacaaaaaagtccatCAGCGTGCATTCGAAGAAGGTGACAAAGTACTAAAGCGAATTTTGCCGATGCAAGATAAAgctaaaggcaaatttgctccaaattggcaagggccgttcattgtccaaaaggtattacctggcggagcgcttattttggcagaaatggatggacgagcattccctcaacccatcaactcagacatgtgcaagaagtttttcatttgatcatgcaaattttctttagaaattcatacaaatggcgaaatgcaagtcaggccatcttcttttacacttaaaacattttatctctacttgtcccctttgagccatcagaattgacaaattttcgtttgataacccctgagaattgcaaaccccacactggggcaagtttattttgaaagagagacaatcaaaaagagaaaaaagaaacccacactggggcaaatttagtttttaaagaaaaatgcaaaagtgaggaaaatgcaatgaagaaaatgcaaagagagaaaatccgatcaaactggggcaaattttctcggtttcgttcaaaatcggaaatgatttcaaaataagttatttcacacctcgcatcaaatttgctttcaatcCTCAACTTTTCtcgaaaaacaccccacctgacctcattacaaagcccaaagtcccggctttcgtcacttgttgcatttctattaggaaatttgttaatcaactggcaagtgatgtctgtaatgccttcgcctaatcttacaagggaaatgcattttactgatgcccgaaatctttaactcatatttctgagtcgatcatggtcgaggtatttcattgttctttaggtgaaaacccgaaagggcgcctcgaaaaaaaaaagaaaaagaaaagagaaaaaaaagagaaaaaaagaaaaaaaaaaagaagaaagaaaaggaaaaaaacaacaaacaaaaagggtgggggcaaccttggtgaaaacccgaaagggcgccaagacAGGTTTTCTCAACAAGACGAGCACGagaaggaacagctggtgacctggttcatttggattttcCCTCATGACTGTGATACTTTTGCTAGTATCGAATTCCGAAACAAATATATCcaaagtcttgaatatgatattcgttggccaaatttgcatttttctttacgaatattcttttgcaaaatgtatctttataaaTCTCTGGGTTTCTCTCGATTATTTGCGTTCGACTGCTTGTGGTTGTctgcattcttttgcatgctcatctttgcctgacataggaaatcatcttgcatatatcattgatttttatgtgacaaatttttcatgcatcattctttcaccattGGATTCGAATGGATGATAAACCCTAAGGTTTGTG
This DNA window, taken from Coffea eugenioides isolate CCC68of unplaced genomic scaffold, Ceug_1.0 ScVebR1_1507;HRSCAF=2369, whole genome shotgun sequence, encodes the following:
- the LOC113755470 gene encoding uncharacterized protein LOC113755470, with the protein product MVPPPTYPYGMPAWYNPQAVCAYHSGAPGHSTVDCKALKHRIQDMIEAREIVIRKKEAQGTNINRNPLPEHANTIGVILDDAEYEEQVQKLAREAEVFGVTDQPFIMEVPFEEDKRPFILDLTLAESKALEPVVIEFPEQEPVLSLQRVPWNYDEPVIQIGEKSIAKEEVSVVTRSGRIASPFGATVPIQVNNPELPAKPTVTEKEALDFLKRLQRSEYIVVEKLSKSPAQISMLDLLFSSDMHRDALLEMLTKAQIPKDISVANFSHVVGSVLFTKQITFSDDELPAKGIGHNKALYIAVSCNGKILPKVLIDNGSALNICPWSTLEKLGLQDIKLRPSGTIVRGFDGARREPIGEVDLVIEMGPAQFQIACQVMHFPSVYNVLVGRPWIHKSGAVPSSLHQLLKFIVNDKLITIFAEEDCLVIADSGSKEDGSRSAIVTPHSTADIVSVSWITKEERALSKASVMMAKEMIRGGYEFDKGLGRDLQGILKPVKIVEKKDSFGLGFRPTARDIKEMKECKRAEKEGRPRALDIPPLHYTFPRPTEVITSEINPVDGIETSLAQLFVGATFEDSFPAEAEFPDVPEGSISNWTAEFLPIRKEFR